AGAAGGGATTTGCCCTGGTGCCGATCTATAAACTGTTTGAAGAGCTGTCCTATTATTCGATTGGATTTCCAATTGCCAAATACTACAGCAGCAGTTCGAGCAAAGAGCACATCAGTGATCGGATTAAAAGCTTTACCCGGGATCCGTTCATTCTGGTGGCGGTTTCCAGTATTGTCATCGGTGGTTTACTCAATTTTAGCGGTGTTCAACGGCCAGATTTTTATAAAAACGTTATTTCGGTTTTTGTTCCGCTGGGTACCATCTTGCTGTTGACTTCCATCGGGCTTGCCCTGAAATTCAGAAAAGTGCGTGATTATCTCAAAGAGTGCATGTCGATTTCAGTTATCAAATTTATCCTGGTGCCCATTTTGGCAACCTCACTGGCCTACCTATTTGGTTTCAGCCAAATCGACAACGGCCTGCCGCTAAAGGTCGTTATGATTCTGGCCTCTATGCCGGTGGCATTCAATGCCCTGATCCCACCCTCGATTTATGATCTGGATCTGGATCTGGCCAATTCATGCTGGTTTTTTACTACGGCGCTGCTCATTGTCGTTTTGCCGGTTTTATTGATCCTCATTACCTGGATATAAGTTTTATATCTATAATCCGGGATGTTACCAGCCGACCTGCCATCTTCTATTGGGTGTAATCCGTATCTTCATCAAAGCCATCGAGCATATTGACGCTTACAATGACAGATTATCTGCAAAAAATCTTTTATCTTACTAAAATTATTAGCTATACGTTATATAAAATATTTCTTGACAATAAGGCCCCAAAACGGTATTAAATTTTGCATACAAAATGCAAAATACAAAATTATCCTGCATGCGGCACTCTACACCTCTGAATCCATGAACCAATTTCAACCTTCCCAGCCGCTGAACATGCAATCCGACCAGACGTGTGAAAGGATAAGGCGATGAAAAATCTAGGCGCAGAGCATGAAAATTTAGATCAAAAGGCCTATGAAATCGTCAAGCACATGATCACCGAACGCCAGATTCTGCCCGGCGAAAAAATCCCCCAGGAAAAACTGGCCCAGGAGCTGGGTATCAGCCGCACTCCCCTGGTCAGTGCCCTTAAATTTTTGGAACATGAAAAATTGGTGGAGTCCAAGCCCCGCCGCGGGTATTTCGTGCGCCTGTTTTCCAAAGAGGAGATGGTCAGCATATTTGAGCTGCGCGAAGTATTGGAGGGTCTGGCAGCCAAACGGGCAGCGGCCAACATCACCGATGAACAAATCGACATCCTAAGGGGTTTTTTCAAATCCTTTGCCGAATATAGCGACATTACCGATTTTAGAGCTTATGCCAAAGAAGACCGTCGGTTTCATAATTATATTACCGAAATCGGCGCCAAGGAATTTTTAAAGAGCATCCTGCAAACCTACAACTTTATCACCGCCAGTTATCAATACCTGTCGACTGAAGGGTTGGTCAGGCCGCCCAATGAAACCATCGAAGAGCATCTGGCCGTGATAAAGGCCATCAGCGAAAGGAATCCGGAGGCGGCCGAAATTTTAATGCGGCGGCATTTAAGAAAGACCATTGCACACCTCAGACAGGATATTAACGATGAACAACAGGAATCTGACAGTGATAACATTATCCGGCCGTCATTTTGATCTGACACCCGGGCTTTGAAGGAAAGTGATATGGAATACCGTCGGCTGGGACGATCCGGCCTAAACATTTCCAAACTGGCGCTGGGCACAATGAATTTCGGCAATCCAACCGATAAGACCGAAGCATTTAGCATTATCCATGCGGCCTTGGATGCCGGGGTTAATATCCTGGACTGCGCAGATGTTTATGCAGACGGAGAAAGTGAACGCATCCTCGGCAAAGCCCTGGCTGACAATGGCAAAAGAAACGAGGTGTTCCTGACGTCGAAAGTATTTTTACCCACCGGCAGCGGGCCCAATGATGCCGGAAATTCAAAGCATCATATTATCAGCGGCTGCGAAAACAGTTTAAGACGACTCAAAACCGACTGGATCGATATTTATTTTCTGCACCGCACTGATTTTAACGTGCCCCAGGAAGAATCGCTGGCAGCCCTGGATTTGCTGATGCAGCAAGGCAAGGTGCGCTACATCGGCTGCTCAACCCATCCGCCCTGGCGGACAGTGGAGGCCTGGTGGATCGCCGACAAGCACCATTATCCCAAATTCATTTGCGAGCAACCCCCCTATAACCTGCTCGATCGCCGGGTTGAACAGGAGATCGTGCCCATGTGCAAAGCCTATGATATGGGCATCATCTCCTGGTCGCCGCTGGCCCAGGGTGTTTTAGCCGGCCGCTACCAGGATGCGGCTGATATACCAGCGGGCAGCCGGGGGGCTTTTAAGTCGATTTATGCCGAACGCATCACCCAGGCGGGCATTGAAGTCGCTCGGCAGCTGGCCCGACACGCTGCAGACAAAGGCTGCAGCCTGCCCCAGCTGGCGGTGGCCTGGGTGCTGCATCAACCGGGGATAACCGCCTCGATTATCGGCCCGCGCACCCTGAATCATTTAAATGAATTACTTCTGGCAGCTGATCTTGATCTCGATGATGCCGATTTGGCACTTTGCGATCAGCTGGTAGAACCCGGTGGATTTGTATCGAATCATTTTAATACAGCCGGCTGGCGCACCTAAACCAAGGTGACCGCCGGAGCGAACAGAAAGTGGTCTTAGCTAAAATTGATGTACACTGAAACCCGTTAAGGCCGGTTGGTCGTGAGTAGCCGGCATCATGCAGAAAGGAGGTATAAAAAAAGCGTATCCTAAAGGCGTTTGGTTTTGCCTGAAATTTAATTCCTGGTGAAATCGGCAGCGGAGCGTATCGATCACCCGATATCGTGCAGCAGGCTGCCAAACATTAGATGGGCCTAAACGGTCCAGGAAAACCAACACATCAAAAAAGGAGGGTTAGGCAATGAAAAAGGTATTGTTTATTGGTCTAGTAATACTGCTGGCCATGGCAACCGGCGTTCACGCCGCTGATAATTTTCCAAAACGCAACATCACCAATGTGGTCGTCTGGGGCGCAGGCGGCGGAACCGATACCTGCAACCGCATCATCTCCGCTGAGATGCAGAAATTTTTAGGGGTCAACATCAATGTGATCAACAAAACGGGTGGAGTGGCCGGTTCGGTGGGTATGATGTACGGTTTTTCCAGACCCCACGACGGATACACCTTAACCGGTCTGTCTGAATCCAACGTCACCGCCGGTGTGCAGGGTGGCTGGGACAAAAATTTTAACGTTTGGGACGTTTTTATCGTTGGCGGTTCACCGGATATCATTTCGGTCACCCCGGACACGCCCTATAAGACGCTTAAAGACCTGATCGAAGCCGCCAAAGCCAAACCCGGCAGCATTAAAGCAGCGGCCAGCGGTGCCGGCTCCATCCATCATCTGAATCTGCTGGCAGTGGAAAACGGCTCCGGCGCTGACTTTAACTTCATTCCTTACAAAGGTTCGGCACCCAGCCAGAATGCGGCCATGGCCGGTGAAGTATCGGTGGTGGTCACCTCTTTGGCCGAGCAACAGCAACTGCTGCGCGGCGGCAAATTAAGAGCTCTGGCCATGCTGATTCCGCAGCCGTTTGAAGTCGAAGGACTGGGCACGATCCCTTCATCGTTTGATTCATATCCGAACCTGTCCAAGTACCTGCCCATCTCCCAGGCCATCGGATTTGCGGTTCCGGCCGATGTTCCCGAAGACCGTAAAGCTGTTCTGGTGAAAGCGTTCAAACAAGCCATGGCCACAGATAAGGTCAAAAACTGGGCCAAGGAAAATTACTACCTGCTGTCGGGCAAAACCGGCGCAGAGTCAAGAAAAGTATTTGACGCCCTGCAATCCAATTTTGCCTGGACCCTGTGGGAGCTGAAAGCGGCTAAAGTAGACCCGGCAAGCCTCAACATACCCAAACCATAAACATTGAATGTGTCAGAGGCAGGTATTGGAAAATACCTGCCTCTGACAATTCTTAATTTGGAACAGCCGAGCGCCTAGCGCTCATTCGGTATAATATAGAAGGTCGTTCATCATGCTGGAAAAAGAAAAACTTCGTAAGGCAGATGCCTACTCGGGCATCATCATTGTTTTGTTCGGCGCCTGGGTGGTCTGGCAGGCGTCTAAAATGCCCATGAAAGACAGCTGGGGCGGTGTGCAGAATGTCTGGTTCGTTTCGCCGGCCCTGTTTCCGCTGTTTGTCGGCGGAATGATCATGTTGCTGGGTCTGCTGCTCGTTCGAACGGCGCTGAAAACCATTGGTCTGAAAGCCTTCGGCAACACCCTGCAATGGCTGTTCAGCAAAGAATTGCTTCAGTTTTTAAACACCATGTCCAATTTGCGGTTTTATGCGATTGCCGCGCTTTTTTTGGCACTGGTTTACCTGTATATCCCGCGAATCGATTTTTTTCTGAGTGCGTTTCTGTTTTTAAGCGTTTTTATTACAATGTTCTACTTTGATGAGCCTGAGCTTCTCAAAAAACTCTTCTTTTTCTACCTGGCCGGAACGGTCTTTTTTATCATTTACTTTGCAGCGCGAATAGACGGGTTGCTCAGCCAGGCAGTGCCCTTCGCAAAAGACATTCTGGCTCTGTTGTTTATCCTTGGATACTGTTTTTATGCCTGGCGGCTGACTCGAAGCAGTCCGGTATTGCGCAGGAAATATCGAATTGGTCTGATTGTTGCCATTGTGGCGCCCCTGCTCGTTGGTGCGATTTTCAAATATTTTCTGCTGGTGCCCATGCCCGCCGAGGGTATGGTGGTCGCCCTGTTGGATGCGATTTGGTACTTTGAATTTTAATATAAGGGAAGCGTTTTTTCATGGTGATTTTCGAAAGAATCGGGACCTATTTCCAGATGGTATTTCATCTGGCATCAGACCCGTTAAATATATTGATTCTGCTCAGTTCTGTGATGATGGGCATTATGTTTGGCGCCATGCCGGGACTAACGTCCACTTTAGGAGTTGCGCTGTTAACGGCCTTGACCTACGGCATGGACACCCCCACCGCCATGCTCTGCCTACTGGCGATCTATGTCGGTGGGACCTACGGCGGATCGTATGCCTCCATTTTGATCAATATCCCCGGCACAGCAGCTTCGGCCGCCACCGCTCTGGACGGCTACCCGCTGGCCTGCAAAGGTGAGGGCGGTCGCGCCATTGGCCTGACCACCACCGCATCGGCCATCGGTACGATTATCAGCATGCTGTTTCTGGTCAGTATATCGCCACTCATTTCGTTTTTTGCGCTTCAGTTCACGTCATTTGAGTTTTTCCTGCTGGCATTTTTCGGCATTCTGATCAGCGGCACTCTGACCAGCCCGGATCTGGTTATTAAAGGATGGATCGCGGGCTTTTTGGGACTTTTTATGGCCTGTGTCGGCCGCGACCTGCTGCAGTTTTATCCGCGGTTTACTTTTGGCATACCAGAACTGGACAGTGGCATTGAAGTGGTGCCGGTGCTGATTGGTGCTTTTGGCATACCGCAAATCATTCAGGTTCTAAAGGACCGCTTCCAGATCGGTGAGACCCAGAAGTTTCAGCGCATCCTGCCTGAGTTTGGAACTATTGTGCGCAATATTCCCCGAATTATTCGCTCCGCCCTTATCGGTGTGGGAATTGGATCGGTGCCCGGCATCGGCGAAGACATTGCCGCCTGGGTATCCTACGGCACGGCCAAAAACACCTCCAAGCACCCGGAGCGCTTTGGCAAAGGTGAAATTACCGCTGTTCTGTCCACCGAGGTGGCCAACAATGCCTGTGTGGGCGGCGCTATGATCCCGCTGCTTAATCTTGGCATTCCAGGCAGCCCGCCGGCGGCCATGCTGCTTGGCGCTTTAATGCTGCACGGCGTCACACCCGGTCCGATGATTACTTTTGAGCACCCCACTTTTATTATGGAGGTGGCGGCCATCCTGCTGCTGGCGTCATTGAGCATGTGGGTGGTGGGCATGCTGCTGGCCAAACAAGTGGTTAAGGTACTGCGCATCCCGGTTCAGCTGTTTATGCCCATCATCGGCATTTTGTGTATCATCGGCTCCTATGCGCTGGGTATCAATATCTGGAATCTGTACTTGATGCTGCCGGTGGGCATTATCAGCTATTTTCTAATCGAAATGGGCTATCCGATTGCCCCGCTGGTCATCGGCGTCATCCTGGGGCCTATGGCCGACGAGAATCTCAGACGGGCGCTGATGGTATCTCAGGGCAGCTTTCTGCCGGTTTTTACCCGACCGGTTTCGCTGATTCTTTTTCTGGTGATTGTCTGGACCGTGGTCAGCCAGTTTCCGGCCTACCGTAATTTTAAAAATAAGTTGATGGACAAAATTTTCCGCCGCAAATCTTGCGAGGCTGACTTCGAGGTCGATGTACCCGATGAAGGCTAATGCAATCAAGGAGGATGAAATGTTAAAGATGGGTATTATCACTGGGTTTTTGTCCCAGACAAAAGACCGCTTTCATGAATACAACAAGCCGTTAGATCTGGATCAAAAATTTAAGCTAATGACCCAGATCGAGGGCTATGACGGTGTGGAGATCGTTTATCCCTACGAGGTCAGCGACCCCAAGACCACCAAAGAGATTTTAGACAAATACAATCTGAATATCGCCGCCGTGAATGTGAATGTCAAAGCCGAGCCCGAGTTTCGCAACGGTGGCTTGACCTCCCATGACAAGGCCGTGCGCGATAAGGCCGTGCGCTTTATCAAAGAAGCCAAGGATTTTGCAGAAGCCGTCGGGGCCGATAAGGTCACCTGCTGCCCGCTGGGGGATGGCTATGAGTTTTCGTTTCAGTATGACTACGCCACCACCTGGAAATATTTGATTGAAACCTTTGGCGAAGCCGGTAGCTATAAAACCACCGTACCACTGTGCATCGAATATAAACCCAGTGAAACCCGCGGTCGCTGTTTTGTGGACAATGCGGCCAAAACCCTGTGCCTGCTCAACGATATTCAGTGCAAAGACATGGGGGTCACGTTGGATTTCGGGCATTCCATGTACGGCAACGAAAATCCGGCCGAAGCCGTATCGTTGCTGGCCAATAGCCCCTACCGCTACTACATTCACGTCAATGACAACGATGGTCGCTGGGATTGGGACTATTTTTGTGGGACCAAGCATTTTTTAGAGTATGTCGAGTTTCTGTATTACCTCAAAAAATACAACTACAACGATTACCTGACCTCAGACACCTCGCCAACCCGCTGGGAAATCAAAGGCACCTTTGAAGCCAACAGCCGGTTGTCCAACCGAATCTGGAAGCTATTCGAGCAAATTGACATGGATGAGTTTGAGGGATTAATTGCCGGAAGCGATTATCTGCAAACATGGCAATTCATTGAGGCCAACATTTTCTCGTTAAAATAAAAGCAAAGGAGTTTAAATTACAATGTCTTCAGAACCTATGAGCATAGAAGAACTCGAAAAAATGGCGGTGGCCGTCCGCTGTGACATCATCGATATGATCTGCACCGCGTCGGCCGGTCATCCGGGCGGCTCGCTTTCAGCCACTGATGTGGTCACAGCGCTTTACTTCCGCGTAATGCGCATCGATCCCGAAAATCCGGACTGGCCCGACCGCGATCGCTTTATTTTATCCAAAGGCCATGCCTGTCCGGTCTGGTATGCGGCTCTGGCCGGGCGCGGCTATTTTGACAAATCGCATCTGAAGACCCTGCGCCAGATGGGCAGCATCCTGCAAGGCCATCCGGACATGAACAAAACCCCCGGGATCGATATGACCGCCGGCTCTCTGGGTCATGGGCTGTCAGCCGGGCTGGGCATGGCGCTGAGCGCAAAGCTGCAGAAAAAAGATTATCATGTCTTTGTGGTCATTGGTGACGGTGAATCCCAGGAAGGATCCATCTGGGAGGCCGCCATGGCGGCACCGCGCTTCAAGCTGGATAATCTGACCGCCATTTTAGATTACAACCACCTGCAAAATGACTACAGCGTGGATGATATCATGCCCATTGATCCGGTGGCCGATAAATGGCAGGCCTTTGGCTGGAACGTGATCGACATTGACGGCCATGATATGGCGCAGGTGGTGCAGGCGCTGGAGGAAGCCAAATCCCACCAGGGCGCTCCGACCATCATCGTAGCCAATACGGTCAAAGGCAAAGGGGTGTCATATATGGAAAATGTATGTGAATGGCACGGCAAGGCACCCTGCCAGGAAGAAGCCGATCAAGCCTTAGAAGAGCTTAGGAGGTAATTAACGTGGCAATTAATCAATATCATTATCTTAGTCCCGAAATCGTGTCGCTGCTGGCATCTGATGAAGTGTTCGCCAAAACCGAGCAGCAGCCAACACGCTATTCCTATGCCGAAGCCATGCTGGAGCTGGGTGATAAAAATCCCAAAGTCGTGGTGCTCGACGCGGATGTGTCCAAATCAATTAAAACCAACGAATTTGCCGATAAGTTTCCGGATCGCTCATTTAACTTCGGCATCGCCGAGCAAAACATGATGGCGGCGGCGGCCGGCATGGCAACCACCGGTTTGATTCCCTACGCCACGACCTATGCCGTATTTGCCAGTATGCGGGCGTTGGACATGGTGCGCAACAGCATCCACTACCCCAAACTCAACGTCAAAATCGCCGCCAGCCACGGGGGCATCACGCCGGGGCCCGACGGCGTCACCCATCAGGGGCAGGAGGATTTGTCCATCATTCGCGCCATCGCCAATTCAACCATCATCGCACCGGCCGATCCGGCAACCACCAAGTTGGCCACATGGGCGGCCGCTGATTATCAAGGACCGGTTTACCTGAGTTTTACACGCGATCCGGTGCCGGCTATTTTTGATCTCAACTATCCTTTTGAAATCGGCAAAGCCGTTACCGTGCGCGATGGCAGCGATGCGACCATCATCGCCAACCGCGACCTGGTGGTGCAGTCGTTGATTGCCGCCGAACATTTGTCCCGAAAGGGGATAGACGTTCGTGTGATCGATTGCCACACACTCAAGCCCCTGGATGAGGAAGCAGTGCTTACGGCTGCCAGCGAGACCGGCGCCATTGTGACCGCTGAGAACAACGTCTTCTACGGGGGGTTGGGCAGTGCGGTGGCCGAGGTTCTGGTGGAAAATAATCCCATTCCCATGAAACGCATCGGGGTGCGCGATACCTTTGCCGAGTCCGGCCCTTATCTGGATTTGCTGGAAAAATACGGGCTTTCCGCCAATCATATTGAAGCCGCAGTCGAAGAAGTCATCAGCCGCAAAAATTTTCATCAAAATTAATGCGAAGTTTATTTGATTTTTTCACCGCTCGTTGTGCTCAAGGCCTGAAATAAGAGATATTTTACCGCAGAGACGCAGAGATCGCAGAGAGAAAAGTTTCTTTGCCTTGTCGCTGAGACGCCGACAAGGCAAAACTATCTCAACCCTGCGGGTTATAAAAAATTAATTCTCAGCTGTATAAATAGTTGAGCCTCTTAAATGTTACCAAAATAGCAGTATTATGGATGATGTTTATAATTTGTATAATATTTGCCGAAGGCAGATTGTTTTTTGCTTTCCGTCCTCTCAACGGAAAGCAAAAAGAAAAAACATCTCTGCGGCCTCTGCGTCTCTGCGGTGAATAATTAAAAAGTGGCAGTTGCATTAAACCACTTTGATTGCTAAGTTCTCTGTGATAGATAGCGTTGACAATTTGAACTTTCAAGGAGGTTTGCATCATGGGCGCAAAAAAATGGCGGACCCATAACCCTTCAGGCAAAAAACGTGTGATCGTCACCAAAGAGCTGCCCGGCGAGCGCTGGCTCAATATTCTGACTGCTGCCGATTGCAAAATCGAGATCTGCACCTCACCCGATGTGCTCAGCAGCGAAGAGATTATCGCGGCCATCGGGGATTCATGTGACGGCGCTATCGGCCAATTGACTGAGCCCTGGGGTGATGATCTGTATGCCGCCCTTAAAGCCGCCGGCGCCACGGCCTACAGCAACTATGCCGTGGGCTTCAACAATGTGGACGTGGATGCTGCTACCCGGCACGGTATCCCGGTGGGCAACACCCCGGGGGTGTTGACCGAAACCACCGCCCAAATGGCGGTGGCATTGACCTTTGCCGCCGCCCGCCGCGTTGGTGAAGCCGAACGGTTTCAAAGAGAGGGCAAATACAAAGGCTGGCTGCCATCGTTGTTTATGGGTAATCTGCTGTGGCGCCAAACAGTGGGGGTTATTGGCGCCGGTCGCATCGGCGCCGCCTATGCCCACATGATGGTCGAAGGCCACAAGATGAATCTGGTCTACTATGACCCGCACAAAAATGAAGACCTCGAAAATCATGTGGCAAATTACAGCAAATTTTTAGAATCCCAGGGCCAGGCGCCGGTATCCTGCAAACGCGCAGAAACTGTTGAAGAATTGTTGCAGGAAGCCGACTGTGTCAGTATCCACACGATTTTAGATGACAGCACCCACCACTTAATCAATGCCGAGCGCCTGGCGCTGATGAAAGCAGATGCCATCATCGTCAACACCAGCCGCGGGCCGGTCATCGATGAGGACGCACTGGTGGCGCATTGCCAAAAAAATCCGGAATTCAAGGCCGGTTTGGATGTATTTGAAGATGAGCCCGAAATGAAACCGGGTCTGGTGGAGCTCGATAATGTCGTGATCGTGCCGCACATTGCTTCTGCCACCAGCTGGACCCGCCAGGGCATGGCCACGCTGGCCGCCAGTAACGTGGCCGCTATACTGCAAGGCTATCCGGCCTGGCAGCGACCGGACATTTCCGTATTTTTAGAAGGCGAGGCGCCAAAGGCGGCGCCCAGCATTATCAACGCCGAAGAGTTGGGTATTTCAATATACGAAGACAATAAATAGTCTTAGAAGTCATTTTTCGCGGTTCGACCGGTCATGTCCGATAAAAAGCTGAAGATAGATCGAAGAATCCTTGGTCATTATTCAAATCAGCATATTTTCGATATACGATATGAATTAGCTACCCACTTTGGACTATCAACGACTGCCAAAAGATCAACTGCTCAACAGCCTGCTGCCGGAATGGCCCCAGGATTTGAGACCGGCCATTCAAAAACAAATCAAAGCCGATGGCCGCAAGGTGGTGGTTTTAGACGATGATCCCACCGGTACCCAGACCATCCACGGCCTGCCGGTGCTCACCCACTGGTCGACGGAGGCGCTGGCGGCTGAGCTGCAAAACGACCTGCCCGCATTTTACATCCTGACCAATTCCAGAAGTATGACCTTGCCGAAAGCGCAGGAGGTCAGTGCCGAAATCGGTCACAACCTCGCGGCAG
Above is a genomic segment from Desulfobacterales bacterium containing:
- a CDS encoding tripartite tricarboxylate transporter permease — encoded protein: MVIFERIGTYFQMVFHLASDPLNILILLSSVMMGIMFGAMPGLTSTLGVALLTALTYGMDTPTAMLCLLAIYVGGTYGGSYASILINIPGTAASAATALDGYPLACKGEGGRAIGLTTTASAIGTIISMLFLVSISPLISFFALQFTSFEFFLLAFFGILISGTLTSPDLVIKGWIAGFLGLFMACVGRDLLQFYPRFTFGIPELDSGIEVVPVLIGAFGIPQIIQVLKDRFQIGETQKFQRILPEFGTIVRNIPRIIRSALIGVGIGSVPGIGEDIAAWVSYGTAKNTSKHPERFGKGEITAVLSTEVANNACVGGAMIPLLNLGIPGSPPAAMLLGALMLHGVTPGPMITFEHPTFIMEVAAILLLASLSMWVVGMLLAKQVVKVLRIPVQLFMPIIGILCIIGSYALGINIWNLYLMLPVGIISYFLIEMGYPIAPLVIGVILGPMADENLRRALMVSQGSFLPVFTRPVSLILFLVIVWTVVSQFPAYRNFKNKLMDKIFRRKSCEADFEVDVPDEG
- a CDS encoding GntR family transcriptional regulator; the protein is MKNLGAEHENLDQKAYEIVKHMITERQILPGEKIPQEKLAQELGISRTPLVSALKFLEHEKLVESKPRRGYFVRLFSKEEMVSIFELREVLEGLAAKRAAANITDEQIDILRGFFKSFAEYSDITDFRAYAKEDRRFHNYITEIGAKEFLKSILQTYNFITASYQYLSTEGLVRPPNETIEEHLAVIKAISERNPEAAEILMRRHLRKTIAHLRQDINDEQQESDSDNIIRPSF
- a CDS encoding transketolase C-terminal domain-containing protein; protein product: MAINQYHYLSPEIVSLLASDEVFAKTEQQPTRYSYAEAMLELGDKNPKVVVLDADVSKSIKTNEFADKFPDRSFNFGIAEQNMMAAAAGMATTGLIPYATTYAVFASMRALDMVRNSIHYPKLNVKIAASHGGITPGPDGVTHQGQEDLSIIRAIANSTIIAPADPATTKLATWAAADYQGPVYLSFTRDPVPAIFDLNYPFEIGKAVTVRDGSDATIIANRDLVVQSLIAAEHLSRKGIDVRVIDCHTLKPLDEEAVLTAASETGAIVTAENNVFYGGLGSAVAEVLVENNPIPMKRIGVRDTFAESGPYLDLLEKYGLSANHIEAAVEEVISRKNFHQN
- a CDS encoding sugar phosphate isomerase/epimerase, with product MLKMGIITGFLSQTKDRFHEYNKPLDLDQKFKLMTQIEGYDGVEIVYPYEVSDPKTTKEILDKYNLNIAAVNVNVKAEPEFRNGGLTSHDKAVRDKAVRFIKEAKDFAEAVGADKVTCCPLGDGYEFSFQYDYATTWKYLIETFGEAGSYKTTVPLCIEYKPSETRGRCFVDNAAKTLCLLNDIQCKDMGVTLDFGHSMYGNENPAEAVSLLANSPYRYYIHVNDNDGRWDWDYFCGTKHFLEYVEFLYYLKKYNYNDYLTSDTSPTRWEIKGTFEANSRLSNRIWKLFEQIDMDEFEGLIAGSDYLQTWQFIEANIFSLK
- a CDS encoding tripartite tricarboxylate transporter substrate binding protein yields the protein MKKVLFIGLVILLAMATGVHAADNFPKRNITNVVVWGAGGGTDTCNRIISAEMQKFLGVNINVINKTGGVAGSVGMMYGFSRPHDGYTLTGLSESNVTAGVQGGWDKNFNVWDVFIVGGSPDIISVTPDTPYKTLKDLIEAAKAKPGSIKAAASGAGSIHHLNLLAVENGSGADFNFIPYKGSAPSQNAAMAGEVSVVVTSLAEQQQLLRGGKLRALAMLIPQPFEVEGLGTIPSSFDSYPNLSKYLPISQAIGFAVPADVPEDRKAVLVKAFKQAMATDKVKNWAKENYYLLSGKTGAESRKVFDALQSNFAWTLWELKAAKVDPASLNIPKP
- a CDS encoding NAD(P)-dependent oxidoreductase, translated to MGAKKWRTHNPSGKKRVIVTKELPGERWLNILTAADCKIEICTSPDVLSSEEIIAAIGDSCDGAIGQLTEPWGDDLYAALKAAGATAYSNYAVGFNNVDVDAATRHGIPVGNTPGVLTETTAQMAVALTFAAARRVGEAERFQREGKYKGWLPSLFMGNLLWRQTVGVIGAGRIGAAYAHMMVEGHKMNLVYYDPHKNEDLENHVANYSKFLESQGQAPVSCKRAETVEELLQEADCVSIHTILDDSTHHLINAERLALMKADAIIVNTSRGPVIDEDALVAHCQKNPEFKAGLDVFEDEPEMKPGLVELDNVVIVPHIASATSWTRQGMATLAASNVAAILQGYPAWQRPDISVFLEGEAPKAAPSIINAEELGISIYEDNK
- a CDS encoding aldo/keto reductase, with the protein product MEYRRLGRSGLNISKLALGTMNFGNPTDKTEAFSIIHAALDAGVNILDCADVYADGESERILGKALADNGKRNEVFLTSKVFLPTGSGPNDAGNSKHHIISGCENSLRRLKTDWIDIYFLHRTDFNVPQEESLAALDLLMQQGKVRYIGCSTHPPWRTVEAWWIADKHHYPKFICEQPPYNLLDRRVEQEIVPMCKAYDMGIISWSPLAQGVLAGRYQDAADIPAGSRGAFKSIYAERITQAGIEVARQLARHAADKGCSLPQLAVAWVLHQPGITASIIGPRTLNHLNELLLAADLDLDDADLALCDQLVEPGGFVSNHFNTAGWRT
- a CDS encoding transketolase, translating into MSSEPMSIEELEKMAVAVRCDIIDMICTASAGHPGGSLSATDVVTALYFRVMRIDPENPDWPDRDRFILSKGHACPVWYAALAGRGYFDKSHLKTLRQMGSILQGHPDMNKTPGIDMTAGSLGHGLSAGLGMALSAKLQKKDYHVFVVIGDGESQEGSIWEAAMAAPRFKLDNLTAILDYNHLQNDYSVDDIMPIDPVADKWQAFGWNVIDIDGHDMAQVVQALEEAKSHQGAPTIIVANTVKGKGVSYMENVCEWHGKAPCQEEADQALEELRR